The Lactuca sativa cultivar Salinas chromosome 2, Lsat_Salinas_v11, whole genome shotgun sequence genome includes a window with the following:
- the LOC111888746 gene encoding hexokinase-2, chloroplastic has product MSFAVNSPPAVRHFPLSRSSVCRTPRVTMVARSTTGVSVSTAAALPILTKLQNDCSTPLPVLRHVADAMATDMRAGLAVDGGSDLKMILSYVDSLPTGNERGLFYALDLGGTNFRVLRTQLGGKEERVIDTEFEQVSIPQDIMFGTSEELFDFIASALANFVKKEGGKFVLQKDRSRETGFTFSFPVKQTSIDSGILMKWTKGFAVSGTPGKDIVVCLNEAMGRQGLNMRVSALVNDTVATLAGARYWDDDVMVAVILGTGTNACYVESVNAIPKLQGHKSISGKTIVNTEWGAFSNGLPLTEFDREMDAESINPGEQLFEKTISGMYLGEIVRRVLVRMAEESSLFGKDIPKRLRTPFTLGTPNISSMQQDTSDDLEAVGSILYEVTGMDSNLDSRKMVVEVCDTIAKRGGRLAGAGIVGILQKMEEDSKGIVFGKRTVVAMDGGLYEHHPQYKRYLKDAVKELLGPEISSNVVIEHSKDGSGIGAALLAATNSIYEH; this is encoded by the exons ATGTCCTTCGCCGTCAACTCACCGCCGGCCGTCAGACACTTCCCCCTTTCCCGGTCATCCGTTTGCCGCACACCACGTGTCACCATGGTCGCCCGATCCACCACCGGTGTCTCAGTCTCCACCGCCGCTGCACTCCCTATATTAACCAAATTACAAAACGACTGTTCCACCCCTCTCCCCGTCCTCCGCCACGTCGCTGACGCCATGGCAACTGATATGCGAGCCGGCCTCGCCGTGGATGGCGGCAGTGATCTCAAGATGATCCTTAGTTATGTCGATTCTTTGCCAACTGG GAATGAGAGAGGGTTGTTCTATGCATTGGATCTTGGTGGAACAAATTTTCGAGTTCTTAGAACTCAATTAGGAGGAAAGGAAGAACGAGTGATAGACACGGAATTCGAGCAAGTTTCAATACCACAAGATATCATGTTTGGCACCTCCGAG GAGCTGTTTGATTTTATTGCCTCTGCTTTAGCAAATTTTGTGAAAAAAGAGGGGGGAAAGTTTGTGTTGCAAAAAGACAGAAGTCGAGAAACGGGGTTTACTTTCTCTTTTCCGGTGAAacaaacctccattgattccggGATACTAATGAAATGGACTAAAGGTTTTGCAGTCTCGGGAACG CCCGGAAAAGATATCGTTGTGTGTTTAAATGAAGCTATGGGAAGGCAAGGGCTGAATATGCGGGTATCCGCACTGGTTAATGATACGGTAGCAACACTAGCCGGGGCAAGATACTGGGATGATGATGTCATGGTTGCGGTTATTCTCGGGACAGGAACAAATGCTTGCTATGTAGAATCCGTGAATGCCATTCCTAAACTACAAGGCCATAAATCTATCTCGGGAAAAACG ATAGTGAATACAGAGTGGGGAGCGTTCTCAAACGGTCTTCCTTTGACTGAATTCGATAGAGAGATGGATGCGGAGAGTATAAACCCCGGTGAGCAG TTATTTGAAAAGACGATATCGGGTATGTATCTTGGCGAAATTGTGAGACGGGTACTTGTGAGGATGGCTGAAGAAAGTTCGTTATTTGGAAAGGATATTCCTAAAAGACTACGAACTCCTTTCACTCTCGG GACCCCAAATATAAGTTCTATGCAGCAGGACACTTCTGATGATCTTGAAGCTGTGGGATCGATCCTTTATGAAGTAACAGGG ATGGATTCAAATTTAGATTCGAGGAAGATGGTGGTGGAGGTTTGTGACACGATTGCAAAGCGTGGTGGCCGATTGGCGGGAGCAGGAATTGTTGGGATACTACAAAAGATGGAGGAGGATTCAAAGGGTATTGTGTTTGGAAAACGTACAGTTGTTGCCATGGATGGAGGCCTATATGAACACCACCCTCAATACAAGAGATACCTTAAAGATGCTGTAAAAGAGCTTTTAGGGCCGGAGATATCAAGCAATGTAGTTATTGAGCATTCGAAAGACGGATCTGGTATTGGAGCTGCACTCTTAGCGGCTACAAACTCGATTTACGAACATTAA